A stretch of DNA from Pyxicephalus adspersus chromosome 5, UCB_Pads_2.0, whole genome shotgun sequence:
TGCAGAGAGTGCTGCAGAGAGTGCAACTGTGCAAGTGCCATGGAAAGGAAGACATACATTTTATGCATATAACCCCAGAAACATTCTGAGCACTCAAATTACACATATAACAAAACCACTAAGCACCATCTTATGTTTTacagaatcaaaaaaaaaaaagattgaaatgagACCCACTACTCCCTCATCTCAAAAGTAGAGGACCTATATAAAATTAGTATATAgaaaattttcattttgtgccttttttttttttgcaacaaatacACATTGCAAGACTAATTCTCAGGGATTGCTATTTTAGGTAATAAAGCATCATTTTATCTTTTCCTGAAATCAATCCAGTTTATTCATCTCCACAATAGACAGCTCATAGGATTGCAGCACAAAAATAAGTTACCCTGTCACTATGGACTGAAAGTGAAGTATATTGACGGAAATTATCCAAATAAAAGAGGATGATGTATTCTTCCTATGCTTATGGTTTATGCATTAACACTCTAAAGTGTTGCAAATCTCTGGCTGCTGGAGGAATATGATACCACCGGGTGTGTATACTGGTCCGCTGTTCACACTGTGGTTTTACCAGCCAGCCCCTGTGCCCTTTATTGATGAACAAGCCTCTAAGAGGAGCCACGGTGTGCAGGAGTAGGGGGCTAAGTATATGACAAACTCTAAAGgcttcacattcacttttaagtccacctccttgattgtaagcgcttcggggcagggtcttctattcctgtgtcactgtctgtattcgtctgtcgtttgcaacccctatttaatgtacagtgctgcgtaatatgttggcgctatataaatcctatttattattattatttataataatctagtataataaaatgctttcaatcTCTTTGTGCCGTCATACTAAGTAAGGGCAGTAGGTGGCACTGCAGACAATGTGTTACTCCCTATCCCTGTTCACACTAAAAAACTCAAGAGCAGTCAGATATGGAATCCCTACTATAATGCAAGAAGCCcgtttttaaaatattagagcactttttgtttttttatgatctgTGTAATccataaaatgtcaaaaaatggcAATACCTAAAATTCTCTATCCATAGAGgagaaatatttgcatattttatgaaTGCAGGTGGCACCATAAAAGTGAGTCACCGATACCTCTCCAGCACACCCCTACCTGACATTCCTTCATTGGAGGTGAAAGGTGCAATGCAAAAGAAGGACAATGCTGGCACTGGCTTAGCTCAGAGAAAGAGGAAATAGCAACTGACCAAAGTCCTTTACTCAAATTGTCTTTTAGCCCAAGATCAGCCGGTGTCTACAAGTTTAAGATAATCTGATCAGGAGTCTTAAACTTTACCTGTACAGATATCCTTCACTCCTATAGAATTCACCATTATCAATTGTCCATCagactgtaaaatatattaccaGCACAATTGCCTTAATAAAAGGATTTGGAATGGCCCTGAGATCCATatgatgattaaaaaataaatgttggatcAAACACGTCAGGTGTGGTGGTCACATATACTGTCCACATGCTCATGTCAATGCAACCCCCCATTCACCACCTAATATTTTGGACCATGCTCACACAGATGGGTGACTCTTGGGTGGCTGATAAACCTGCCAGCCACCAGTGACCACTCCATTCCTGACTACCTGCTGGAGAGGTAACCTAAGCCTGATACTTCAGACTACAAACCGGACGTTCATGATGCAAGCCGCTTTAGCAATTCAAGTATTAAGTCTGATTTAGCTTACCTACAATAGACTGTTCCCTCGCAAAATCCTAAAGCAAACATTGTTTATTAGCATAACTTTCCAAACGTTGCATATCCCCATGGTAATTACCTGGTTTGGTTCTTCATTGGGAGTATTCTCATACTCGTAGTCGGCTGTGTCATCTATAGTATCCTGTCCAGTATGGCTCCAGCTATCCCCACCATCTGAAATGATGTCCTCGTCATCGTGTAATGACCTGTTCCAGTCCTTGGGTTCACTTTCCGTATCGTATTTATCATCCTGCTCATTGTCCAAGTGATCAAGAGTCGTTTGTTCCTGAATTTCCCCAAAACACGCCTTAATTTGATCAGAATCCATTTTTGTCTTGAGCGCCAGAAACTCAAGGTCCTCCTCGTGCATCTGGCCATATTCCTGGAAATACTCCACTAGAATTTCTTTGCCAGCCTTGGTGGCTGACACCATTTTGATAAACCTTTTCCTCTCTTCTAGAGAGCGTTCGTAATTTTTGCGGTATTGCTCCATCCATCTCAAACTGCCGGTTCGGAGAACACAGCGGTTATCTTTGAACCATTTTACAATTTCTGTCCTAACGAGGCCAGTCTGTGCCGCGAGTTGGTCATAATCCTGCGGAGATGGCCACTGGGTTCTTGCAAAGGTACTTTTCAGCAGGTGAAGCTGCTCCTGTTTTGATTTGCACTGAGGGGAAGAGCTTGCCGAATGCGTCGTTGCTCCGTTCATGAATCCATCATTTTCAGTGCCCATGGGGTCTATGACTTCTTGATCCACAGAATCTTTAATCTTTCTTCTGTCTGAAAACCATAAATCTATGTCTCTTCTGGGTAGTTTAGTCTCGGATCGTAAGCGATCAATTTCCGCTTGTGCGGGATACGGGCTCCTCGCAAAACTGTTTTCAAGACATTGAAGTTGATCTTCTGTTGTCATCGTGGCCTTTCGTCTCAAATCCCTGTAATGGTAAGGGCGACGAGTGCGGCCAGAAAGCTGGTCTTTGATTATGGTTTCACTAGTGATATTAACCAGACCTCTCTGGCTTCTATATCGGTGGTCGCTAAACCATTTCTTAATCTCACTTCTGGACAAGCCGGTGGCATCGATTAGCCTGTAAATTTCAGCATCATCGGGGAACTGGCACATGACAAAACTAGCTTTCAAAAGAGCTATCTGTTGACTGGTCTTTTTGCGTTCATGCCGAGACGACACCGTGTGTACCCTGGGAACAGATGATGATGGAACCTGTCCTATACACTGACGCTTTGGCTCAGGAGCCTCTTGGGGACTCTGCATGGTACGCTTTTGGTATTGGCTTGGAGTAGTGCCAATACTAACCGGAACCGAAGGAACAGTAACCGCAGACGCATTCGTAACTTGAGTTAAGACTAGACCAGGCTGACCAATGATTTGACACGGTACAGCAGTCTGGATAAGTGGCTGTGCAATTTTAGCTGTAGTAGTAAGTGGGGCTGGTAATACTGTGAAGGTCTGGGGAACAGATTGTATAGtcccattaaacattttttttctggcctcCTCTACCTCTTCCGGGGACCAGCTAATACCATGCTTTAATCTCTGAGTAGCGAACCAGATTCTTATTTGCTCTTCAGGATGTTTTGAAGCTGCGGTCAGCCATGATAGCTCTGCCTGCGTTGGGTATGGAAATTTGTTAAATGAACTGATCAAAGTTACATTAGTGTCAAGAGCCGAGTTATATTTGTTGCTGTTTAGGGGTACAGCAACTTTTGGAAGAAGGTGGATGTTGGGTGGAAGTTGAACAGACGGCATCACATGAGTTAAACCATCTCCAGAAATGCCATTCATTTCCGGAATAGACCCACTAATGCCATAGTGACTATCAAGCAAAGCTTCCTCGTTCCTTCTTATTGTCCTTTTCCCATCCAATCGGCTTTTACCAAGCTTCATAATGGGCATTTTAGGTATCGATATGCCTGACGCATTATCATCAGTCTCTGTGTTGTCATGAGTACTAGAAACGTCACCGCTACCCTCAATGGATTGTTCTAAAATAGTCTGATTATTGCGTTTCATGAGTTTTAATTTGAAGTTGCTCTCTCCAGGGTGATTTTTTGAATTGTGATCAGACAGAGAATCATATTTTTTCGTTGTAAAATTACATTCAGCACATACATAAAGCGGATTAAGAATGACGTTGGGATGTTGCATATCCACATGTTCAGTGAATTCATTAAGGTTCTGCGTTACATATGGACAATACTTGCACTCGTAACCACCCTGAAGCCTTTTGGATTGATTTTCAGGAGGTTTATTCTCCACTACTTCATTGTTCTCCGTTGCCTTTTCTTTTGCCTCCTCCCAGTCCTTTTTGATCTCAGGACTGGGAACATTGGCATTACTTTCCATGTCCATATCCGGATCGTCTTGGTCCATGACCTCAGAGGCCCGTACCATGCACGGCGttgtagattttcttttactaGCCATGCTGCTGGTTTACTAAAGCTTTAGTAAGAGTCTGAACAGCTAAAACGGCTTTGATGAAGAATTTATAATCCACAGATCATCCAGGATGAATTGTATTGTAGTTCCCGAATCTGCATAGGTTTGGAATTCGTTTTacctgtggaaaaaaaaagagaaacatgttACAATTTAGTGTCTGCtaaacactcactacttcccaccactctatCTCCCaccctctagattgtaagctcttcagagcagagtcctctcctccacctgtgtcaccctctgtcatttgcaacccctatttaatgtacagcactgcataatgttaGTGCTAAAagaaacctgtttaataataatattattatttattagcgTTCAGCTCATTTAAAGTCaatcttttatttacaattttccaTCACCTTGTTAAAAAGTCAGCCTACCTAAGATGCAATAAAAGCAACCAACAGTTTTTGTTATTATATCACTTGGGTGTGTTGTGTGGTTTGCAAAACTGCACGTCTCACTTTAAATTTATACAATAACAATGCACAAGCAAAagtcaaaattaaaatatttttcttttttaatttggataaagTAACAAAGTTGTTACTGGAAGTAGGGGGCTTCAACTTGGCCTTCCAAGGTGGTTGCATATAGCATTAATATGTGCAGTGCCGCAGAGGATGGCGACATTCTATTTTGTGTTGGTGAGGGGCAGAGATGCTAAAAGAGACTTTTAGAGACTGAGGTATACGTTATTTTAGACTGACAGAGTACACTGTAATTATAGTTACTTAATCACAATACTGGCTGCTGGGGTCCCATGGCTGTATCCCAATCAACAGGGCCAGGGGCTTTTAAAGCCTTGGGTTCAATGCTGgagaaacagtctgtgtagaccaaGCTTAAAACATGTTACAAAGTAACAAAGTTGGAAACAAAGTCACAGCCATATATTAACTGTATGTTGTATTCTTGGTCTTATACAGCTACGCGCGTTTCATGGATactttgcttcttcaggaattatcAAGAAGACCTAGAGTTACAATCcttattttaacaaaacaaattaaaaaaattttaaccTTTAAGTGCTATtgtgcattaaatatttaatttatcctCATACTAATCAAAATCCTTAGCCATGAATAAGTTGAAGTTTTGTGGTTTTGCCCTGGCAATGTATCCTGTTCCACCTGTTGTTTCTCTGCATGTATGGGCAACTGGTGGGTGATTTGGTCTAGTGTTTACCAATTTCCCACTTTCTAATAGTGAAAAGCTAAAATTTAccattagtattattaatattattacacattatttatatagtgccaacaacactttaaaaagtccataatcCTACCACCAACTGTCCCttataggagctcacaatctaatgtccctaccatagtcatatgtctaacacAGTCCgaagtcaattttttggggggaagccaatcaactgCCAATCAAGGCAGGGGTGGGCGTCACTGAACTTGGCGTGACGATAGCATAACCCCGcttactctcccatcgcagatctgagtctgtgatgggagagtgggcgggttgtgtgcagtgacacagcctgtCCATCTCCACGAGCCGGGATACCAATGGGGGACGcattctgcagctctggccgatgcgcccacCCCAGCGGAGTCCTCTTACTGACCCTGCCAGAGCAGCAGAACACCCAAAGGAGAATGGGAAACAACCTTATTGGGTTGTATACGGCCcgcaggccgtagtttgcccatgcctgagcTAAGGCATgatttttggaacgtgggagaaaaccagagtaccgggaggaaactcacacaaacatggggagaacctgcaaacatgcAGAGAGTATCCTGACTGAGATTCTAACCTAGGAACCAGCCCTGctaaggtcagagtgctaaccactgagccaccataatGCCCAAATTGATACATGACtgggacaaaaaaaatgaagactcGTGAAAAATCTTTTCTGTGCCCTCGTACTACCCAGCGGTTGAAGACACAGGCTACAGCTTATTATAGTCTGCAAATCCAAATAGCTTGGCATGACTGATCGCTTTGCTGCAAGTCACAAAGAGCACCGTGCTTGAAAGTTTGTTCATCCAACCATATTTATCTTCAGAATACGGAACATGTTTAGTACAGCGTGTACATAATTGTGGGTCTCGAAGTTATAAATACACAGCAGATGGCGGCACTGTGACACCTTACCGAGGACCAACATCTGGATTCCTGACACTCCCTGAAAAGGTGTTAAGTGTAGCTGACGGATTGCAGTCCTCTCACAATCTGAAATTATTCAACGTAGCTAACCCACAGAATTTTAACACATCTAGGACatcttttaactaaaaaatatttttcctacaATCTTTCTTCAGCAATAGCTCTGCCTAAGTAGAATAACACTACCTGAATCACTAATGCGGCTATAGATCACTGCAGTAATTTAGAAGACGCAGCAGCCTGGAGAGGTCTGTGGTTTATGGCCGGCATAGGTTTACAATCTTTACCAATGTCCTTTTAAATTATACTGCTACGCATATATGTCTACACCCATGAAAAATCTGTTTGCAGGGGTTAAAATATGGCAAAAGAATGAACTTGCTAGGAAAGCAGCACATTACATGgctcttaggctgcgtacacacgtgcaataattgtcgttggaaaggatttttcacaatccttttcaacgacaaaagactgaaagatgcatgaacgagagctgtacatacaacaccgttctgctctacataggggggagaacaatggagtggcaccccctgcactctctccccttcacctcTATTACGATCATTCGACGTTCATCTTTCgcggatccaccaggacagatgtATGAAAGATGAGCgctgtacaaatgccagattctcatccaatatcagccctaaggcgattatcggacgagaatcatttgacgtgtgtacatagtcttagattgtaagctcctttagGCAGCATTCTCCTCCTGTGCCTTTGTTTGTATTGGTCAATTGCAacggtgctgtgtaatatgctagcgctatatacagaataaaatattaggtaataatttaatataattagaataataatataataataaaaaacaatagcagCTATCTGGAAGCCTGTATGCTTTACAGAAAACCAACATCCTCCCATCTCATTCAACTCCATGGGTTGGTCAAATAGCAGAACCCCCCACTGAATGAAGTGGTTCAGCTCGCTGTTCCAAATCACTGCAAGATTAGTGATGTGAGGATCGGCGGGAGAGACCACAATGGTCATGGGAGGGGGGAGCTATTCTATACACGACATGAAAAAAAGATCTGTTGCAGAATGATATTTAAGCAACTGGGCCAATGTATAGAAAAACATTCCACTTTAGTCATGGTTTATCTTAAA
This window harbors:
- the ZHX2 gene encoding zinc fingers and homeoboxes protein 2 codes for the protein MASKRKSTTPCMVRASEVMDQDDPDMDMESNANVPSPEIKKDWEEAKEKATENNEVVENKPPENQSKRLQGGYECKYCPYVTQNLNEFTEHVDMQHPNVILNPLYVCAECNFTTKKYDSLSDHNSKNHPGESNFKLKLMKRNNQTILEQSIEGSGDVSSTHDNTETDDNASGISIPKMPIMKLGKSRLDGKRTIRRNEEALLDSHYGISGSIPEMNGISGDGLTHVMPSVQLPPNIHLLPKVAVPLNSNKYNSALDTNVTLISSFNKFPYPTQAELSWLTAASKHPEEQIRIWFATQRLKHGISWSPEEVEEARKKMFNGTIQSVPQTFTVLPAPLTTTAKIAQPLIQTAVPCQIIGQPGLVLTQVTNASAVTVPSVPVSIGTTPSQYQKRTMQSPQEAPEPKRQCIGQVPSSSVPRVHTVSSRHERKKTSQQIALLKASFVMCQFPDDAEIYRLIDATGLSRSEIKKWFSDHRYRSQRGLVNITSETIIKDQLSGRTRRPYHYRDLRRKATMTTEDQLQCLENSFARSPYPAQAEIDRLRSETKLPRRDIDLWFSDRRKIKDSVDQEVIDPMGTENDGFMNGATTHSASSSPQCKSKQEQLHLLKSTFARTQWPSPQDYDQLAAQTGLVRTEIVKWFKDNRCVLRTGSLRWMEQYRKNYERSLEERKRFIKMVSATKAGKEILVEYFQEYGQMHEEDLEFLALKTKMDSDQIKACFGEIQEQTTLDHLDNEQDDKYDTESEPKDWNRSLHDDEDIISDGGDSWSHTGQDTIDDTADYEYENTPNEEPNQV